Within Coffea arabica cultivar ET-39 chromosome 4e, Coffea Arabica ET-39 HiFi, whole genome shotgun sequence, the genomic segment AagttcttttattattattattattactggTGTCCAACGAGTAAAGTTAATTTTCTACTTTATTCATTTCTTCATAAGCAGAAATGAAAACTTTCATCAATTTATTTAAACATGTTCATGGACAGTTTCAAAACCGCGATTCTAATTTAAAAATTGATGATTTTGGTTCTTCTCAAATGTGAAACGTGAACCAGACAACAGTTACGATGACAGTTCTTAAACTTTCGGTTTTAATCTAATTTTGGTTTTGGCTTTATTCCAGTTAtggttctgattttttttttaattatgatTCCAATTTCTTAGTTATATTTAAACACCTGTTGTTATAAAATTGATTCTAAAAAATATGACAACGAatgaaggaaacaaaaaaaaaaaaatttattatattgtCATGtgtaagaaaaaagaaaaatgatgcaaattttatgaaaaaatactTCATTGTTGATTGAATTATATCAGTCTTGAATTTAGAATAATTATAGAATCTAAATTTACTAATGGGATGGGACAATAGATTGTTGGATTAGAATTAGGACGGCTGGTGTTAGGTGATGACTATTGATATTAAATTCTAAACTAGTCAAATAGGTTCAGTATCAAGCGTTCGGTTTTGAttcaaattttttgttaaatCTGAATTTAAATCTTTAGTCAACTCCAGTTCTGATTTTCAAATTACAGTCCCAATTCCAGTTCAACAAATTATTGGTCGAATTTTGGTTCGACTTTAATTCAAACTTGAATCGTGACCATCCCTGCTTAAACTTTTATCAAATAcgcttttttttcccccaaaaaaagGCAgtaaattatctagaaattcttgaaaaaaaaaaaaagtctgctCCATGACATCAATTTACTATGGTACCCACGCCAACAAAAATCACAACTATGGCGTCATTCAAGTGTGTTTCGAccagagattatttgaaataatttatcatttgaaataattagtgtatcattttttgtgatatgatgtatatcaattaaaaagatgattaaaaagataaaaaaaattattgaaaaatgtgtttgtgaTACAAGCaaatagtttttattttttgtaaattgctactatccaaacacaacaAATATCCTTTATTCTACTATACATGCAtacattcatatatatatatatatatatatatatatatatatatatatatatatatatatatacacgcgcgcgcgcgcatGTACCCACACATATATAGAGCCTTAAAAGGATAAGGGCAAACGAAGGCACGATTGCCTTCTGTTAATGAATCAGAATGATAAGATGCTCCAATAGGATAGGGCACCTATTCCATGTAAGGGAACTATACAGGCAATATTGCTCTATACAACAAACTGTGAAATTGGACTGCTTGTATGATTGTATGGAAGATGGAACAATAGGGCACAGCTCCTGTACAGAAGAAGAACCACTGGCTTAGTAGCATATAATTTCATTGTACATGCCTGTCTGCTACAAGACGAACTTTATTCAAAGACTCCTTAAATGCTTGCCAAGCAACCGTATAATGATCTTGAGAAGTCATCCCTTCCTCGACAACTTGCATGGCACGTCTGTACAAGTGATCAAACCATTGCACAGGATTGGTAACATCAATTACGTTTGAGCCGATATCAGGTGCATACAAGCGCTTAAAATCCTTCCTCCACCGTGATAGGATATATTGACTTGGGATATCCTCTATACCGTTATAGGTAAGAATCTGTAAAGCATGTCTGCACAGGTAACCTCTAAAATTGAAGCAGCTGCAAATACAGCGAACTTCTAATCCTACTTTATCATACATCACTTCaaaatttcttgcattattcATGTCTCCTTCAGCATCCCGTTCTTTTATCACGTATGTGATGATGGGGCCATTAGCATGAATTTGTGTCACGTTAAAACAGTCGGACATCAGTTCCAACTCAACTTGAAACTTCAAAAATATTTCTTTTGTGTACACTTCAGACAGCTGCACCTCATAATTGCACCTTGTTCTTAACACGGGTGTATACTTTCTTGATTCCAAGTCATCAAGAGCTTCCTTCTGATGCTTCTTTTGTAAAACTAATTCATAGATATTAAAAAATTCTTTCAAGGTTGTCTGGCTATTTACATACCCATCGAAGAAAGGGCTCATGCAATCTCCTGGAGGAAAAGTAACTAGTCCCGCAAAAAAGGTATCTTTCAAGTAAACTGGAGCCCATCTTTCTCGCTCTTCGTAATAAGTCTGAAGCCATTTATGATCTCTGAGTCCAAAGTGCTGGATCATTTCCTCCCAAGCCATTTCAAATTCATCAGCTTTCAGTGAATTGTAAACTGTTCTATTAAGTACATCTTGAAAGACTTTCGATGCCCCCACTTCTAATTTATCAAGAATGCTTTGCATGACGAGGGGCAAATATAAACGATGGTGAGTCCTGGGAAAAACCTCAGAGATTGCACTTTGCAAGGCCTTGCAGCGGTCTGTTAAAACTGTTTGTGGAGGACGTCCCGACATACATGAAAGCCATGCTCTCAGCAACCAAATGTAAGTCTCCATGGTTTCATCTACAAGTAAGCCACAAGCTAACAAAATAGACTGCAGATGGTGATCTACTCCAACAAATAACAACAGAGGAATATTGTAGCTTTTTGACAAACAAGTTGTGTCGATTGCTACCACATCGCCAAAATAACCATATGCAGCCCTGGACCTGGAATCAATCCAAAGCACATTCCTCAAATGCCCTTCATCATTTAGATCCATAACATAGAAAAAATTGGGGTTTGTCAACTGCAGCCGACCAAAAAAGTTAGATATATATTCTGCTTCGCCTTGATGAAGTTTCAAATGCTTGGACTGGTCAACTTGGTTCCCACTCTCTCTTTCATTTGAGCTTCTGTTGCCCACCGTATCAATTACAGGAGTACGATACAACTTGATTGTCCGTACTTCCACATCAACAGATGGTTCCAACTTCCTCTTGCTCCCTGGGTCCATCTTCTTGTGTGATTTACAGTTTTGAACCCTTTCAGGGTCAAATGGATGGTTATGTTCGATCTTCACTTCATCCACCCTCCACCTGTTGGACTCCACTAATCTCAACCTTATCATTGCTAGGCAACCGGTTCTTGTTTCCTTTCTTCTACTGCTTGCTTCTTTCATTGTTTTGAAACCTTCACAGTTACAACAGAGCACTGCGCCACGTTTCTCCTTGCTGTTACGTTTTGTCCACGAAGATTTAACCCTGATTGCAAATCCAAGCTCTTTGGCATAGCAGTTATAATAATTATAGGCATCATCATAAGATTCAAATTCCATCCCAACCACAGGTGGAAGATAGTCCTTTGCCCCAGAGACAAGATTCTGATCGTCTATGACTGTATCTCTATCTATGCCGTTGTCAAGGTTACCACATTGAATCTCAAGCATCTGTTCACTATTATGATCATGGCCATTCCTTTCAAAATCAAGCACCTGCTTGTCATTCTCAAGGTCATCCCTGTTAATTCCAAGCATCTGATCAGCAGTGTTAGCTATATCAACATGTTCAATTGCAAGAACCTGGTTACTGTCATCTCCAAGGTCAGTACTTTCAAATCCGAAGACTTCCTCCCCATCAATCTCTTGCTCGCTGCCTTCATCTTGGTGCAGTTGTTCGCCATCCTCTGAACTCCCTTCCATCTGGAGTCCGAAAGGACAAAAATAAGTCGACCAGAAAACATATTTCCCTATgtttcaaaaacaagtttttcaaatacaatgctacagtaatatacaaacaaaaacaattcaaaaaaaattccatataaaagtttttcatatacactgttatggtcaaaaacagctaatccaaacgaagCAATAGTAAACCAGTACAACAAACCACGAATGACAAACTAGGTGAATTTCAAGTAGCTACAACTATATTAAACTTCAATTCCTTGAACATTTCTCCAGTAAATTCAACAATCATGCTACAAATGATAAACTGaagtaaaattaaaattccAAGAATTTCTATTCTACTACCACTTTGGGGTTAAATAAATTAAGTAACTATACAGCAAGCTGCAAGTTACCCATCTTTACTTTCAACTTTACCCGGCATGCCCCATTAAAACGAACTCACACAATGCGGCAATTAAGCAGCTAAATGCTCTGAAACTCCACAATTTTCCGGGAAGAAGAACataacccccaaaaaaaaaaagatttattaaACAATGATCCAACGTAGACAGCATAGGAAACGTGATTAATCGATAAGAGAGGACAAATGAGAGATTCTTACGGTGATTTCAATATCTGGGTTCGGCGATAAGCCCTCGTCGGCCGGAGGAAAATTGTGGTCGTCCGTCATGGTTGAAGTAGGAGCTGTCACGTGACTTGTGTCAAAGTCGGGCAGGTTAATGTTCTCTCGACCGAGTTCAACTTTTTCTTTATTAGTTATTGGCCCTTGTATTTTGTTGGTTTTACGGAAAGCGTAGGCCGAAGCATTAGAGCAGAGTAAATGAACACATTTAGAGCAAGAAGTAGTAGAATTGGAACATCGTCAAAGCGTTAGGGTCTTATATTGGAAGTAGTGGTAACAAATAAAGAGGTAAATTGATTGATCTAGACATAATAACAAAAAGTTGGTAATAATATGCTATAAAATGTGGTGAGAGAAGAAAAAATATTAAGCATAATGCAATCATCTATAATGATTAAATTATCTCTTCTTTGGCAATTAGAACATTATTTCTCTAAaattacttatatatatatataacaaagaTACATAAAAAGCTAAAagaattaaacaaataaaaaattgcaAGCATGAAGAGAGTGATATTTATGTCTATTAGTACATGTATTGTTAATGTATACAAGATTAGTCTCTTATTTATTAAGATAACACTTCAATTAAATACGTCTTTGAACGAGAAAAGGTACTTAAAATTACCTTAACATACTTGTTACTGGCTAAGAGGCAAACAGTATTAACAACGTTGATGAATGGAAAAGAAATAATCTTTAAATAGTCCCAACTGAAAAGAAATTAAGTTAATAACACAAGATTTTTGCAATTTCACTTGCTCAAAATATTCACTAACTTCCTTAGGGGGCACTGTGAAATCAATCAAAAGATACCACTTTTTTGTGAGAACTTCAATAGTATGAGGTGGagctttcaaaagtttgaaAAGGCAGATTAAGTAGTCAGTGGTGTTGGTTATGCTCAAAATTCCCTCCACTCTCTCAACCTCATATCATCAAATGGCCTTCTTTCTGGGGTCTCCTCCTCCACCAACTCGCCTGAACTTCCAAGCTTCCTCATCTTGCTCCACCTCCTCATCTTCCTCGCGGTTCAACAGCACCGCTGGACGTGTCCATGGATTTTGGACTAGTAgaagcaaaagaaaaccaaggttTCCTAAAATCTTTGCCAAAGcttcagaaaaggaggacaatGACAAGCCAGCATTCAACCCTTTTGGATTTGTCACCGATAATCCTTCCAGTAAGAGTGCTATTCAACTCCCTGAATCCCCTGCCGAGGACGGCAATGTCGGCCAAATGCTTTCCGTAAGCAACTCCGATCTGCTTTGCTGTCAATACTACAGCAGTCTTTTTGGCCTTTGTATCTTAAAATGTGTATGCACATTCTAGTAGTTATTTGTAATTTACGTTTGTTTTGGCATTTTCGATGAATGCCTTAATGCCTATGCCCTAATAACTTAGCAGTCTTCCCCGCTTTAGCAACTTGAACAACTGAAATCTTGTCTCTGCCCCACTTTTTAGAAAGTTACAGTGGACTTCGATGTGAGCATAAAAACTGTCATGTCGGCTAAAGATTAGACGCTGCCAATCAAGATCTTTGCATTGAAATTTCCATGTAGAACCTTGAGCTAGCTAGGATTGTTGGAGTCTTGTGAATTGTGCAATTTTATTGTTTGTAAATCTCTCTCTAATGTTTGTTTGAAAGGGAAACAAAAACTTGTTGGCCTTTCGAATTAAAGCTGAAGCACCTCGAGTGCAACCTGAATAGAAATCACCACTTAAGGACTTGAGCTTATCAATCTATATCTCATTTTAGAAGGACAAAACTTATGCAGCATCCACAATGTCATGCTTGCTGCGCAAGGTGATCCCAAAGGCAAAAGTGAACAAGAAAAACTGCATTGGACAGTAACTCCTTATAAATCTTCttgctgattttttttccttctgcaTTCGAATTATATTTTCTGTTTAAGAAGATGCTTCCTGTGAGAAAGGTTAAGGTGTGGAAGGGAGATATCTGCATCGTCTTTCCAGTTTGTAGAGAAATGCTTCATTCAGTGTGATGTGATGATTTAGCATTCAGGGGTTAATGTACTTGTACTCCTGTTTACAGAGAATAGAAGACAAAGGAAGGGAATATGGCTCATACATCAAATCTGGAGGGctaagatggtttgtgagagaAACAGGTCAACTATGCATTTTGCTGCTGTTGGTTATTTTCTTCTACAGGACTCAAGAAAATCTGTCTGCCCTTTGCAGGGTCAGCTGCAAGCAGACGTGGAACCATTGTGTTTCTTCATGGGGCTCCAACACAATCTTATAGCTATCGTAATGTCATGTCTCGGGTCAGCTTCCTCTCTAAGCTAAACCTAAGGTTGTATCGAACTCTGTGCAATCAGAAAACCAGGATGCTACTGCAGCTTAAGTTTTTTgcctttttccaattttcctctTTATTTCACTTTTATAGTTCTGAGTTAGCCAACTGTTTTGCGCCTGTACATGTCTTTGAGAACTTGGCACATTTCTAAAGCAACAAAAAGTATTGACTCtagagaagaaaaattttgtcgTACTTTAGTGAACTTATAAATCTGATAatgcaaaaggaaaaagaaaattacaaaagaatGCACGGTTAGCAATCAGAAAACACTACAGTGCTACATTGGTAAAATTATACATGTTTGAGCAAGTATTTATCCATTTATTGTTGACACCATCTTACATGGTGGTTTATCATTTCATCTGTGTTAATCTGTGACTAACATCTTTGTTTACCAGATGGCAGATTCTGGGTTTCACTGCTTTGCACCAGACTGGATAGGATTTGGGTTTAGTGACAAGCCACAGCCTGGATATGGTTTTGATTACACTGGTTGGTAAATTTTGCAAAGATTCAGATCTGACAGTATTAGAGAAGAATTTTATGTGGCGCTATTGCTTCGTTTCTGAGATTATGAGAAATTCATTGTGACAGAAACAGAGTTCCATGACGGATTTGATAAGTTACTAGATGTCCTTGGGGTCACATCTCCATTTTTCCTCGTTGTTCAGGTTAGAAAAGGTTTCATCAAGCTAAAGATCTATAGAAGTGATATTCTTATTGGTACATGCAAAGCAACACGTACCCTCAAAAAATTGTTTGATATTTAGTTTTTAATGTACATCCTACACTGCAAGTTTTGATTGCTCAAGAGTTGCAGGATTTGCCGTGGTGTATGAATATCATGATCTAACGGTAGTCAAATCACATTTCTAAACTCTCCTATTATCATTTTTGCGCAGGGATTCCTTGTAGGCTCTTATGGATTGACTTGGGCTTTaaagaaccaaaataaaataTCAAAGCTGGCAATTCTGAACACTCCATTGACAGTTTCATCTCCTATTCCTGGACTCTTTAAACAGCTCAGGTTTAATTTTTAAGTGTTGAGCATTGGTGTAAATTCATCAAGCAGTAACTTCGTTAAAAATTGATGAGTCAAATTATATTCTTCATATATAAATCTGGAGATGTTGATTTTACTCAATTAGTTTGAGAATCTATCTAGTGCGTCAACGAATATTGTCTTCTTTGAATCTCTCATAACATGTTGTCTTCTTTTTTGGGGGATTAAGTCACTATGGTTAACCACTAATTTGTTTAGGTTTGGAAGATAATATGCATATGTgacccccccctcccccctcccccctcccTTTTCCCGGCATCCCCCTCTGTAGCATATTCAAACAGAAGTTTAGTGAGTTGACTTCAGTAATATTATACATCTTTTGTACGTTTCAACTGAGACTTGGATTTTCATGAAGTCATCCTACTGTATAACAGTTAAAAGCAGTTAATTCAGAATAATTGACATTACTAATTCTTGGAAGCATCTGCTTCCAGATTTCTCGTTAGATACACCCAAAAAGTAATTATAGGAAACTCAGAAGCAGCATATTGTCTGGCTAAACATTCCACGTATACCTGCTTCTGATGCAGTGACACTTTGGAAGAAAATTAGACAGTGACGTACTTTCTGACCATATGGACATGTTAATTGAACCCCTCAGTATGTTGTTTGACTGTATTGATCCATGCTTCTTGTTCTTGGTGAAATGGAAAAGGAGAGAAGTGGAGAGGTCAATCTGAAAACAGTTGATAACTGCCCTTTTACTTTTAACGTCAAACATCAAAAGCAACAGGCTGACACGGAAACTCTCTTTTCTTCTGCATCGGAAAAGAGTGTAAAGGCTATGTCATAGAGAGCTTTTGTTGATGATATGCTTTCATGTCTCATGGCCATTTTCTTTCATTCGGCTTATAATCCACAATTTGAAGAAAGTGGTTGACCTGTTTCCTTAATAGTCTACAAATGGTTTATCCACGGTTTGATTGCCAATACTTATTATGCTGATGAAGAAATGAACATCATAAAAAACAGAGATGCTGCCATATTTTTTCTCGAGGATCTTGTTTGCTATTCAAAGTATGGTATACTATGTTGTCTTAATTCTGTATTATACGCCACTAAAGCTTATATAGTATGTTCTTAGAAAGTATGCTTACATTACCGTTTCTTTCCACTATCTCTGTTATCTATAGGATTCCATTCTTGGGTGAGTTCACTTGCCAGAATGCTATTATGGCTGAGAGATTTATTGAAGCAGGTAGCGCGTATGTATCTGGAATTTGTTCTGGAAGTAACATTATAGATACTTTTTATTGAACTACAGTGAGATAGATTGTAACTTTGTATGGTAGGGTATGTTGAAACTTGAACGAATAATCTCAGAAAAGTATAACAAATCAAAACAGAAGATAAACCAGCTCTAATGGGATAAGAATTTGCTCTGGCCATCTTGCGTTACACATATAATGTCCAACAGAACATCCAAAATTCATGTATGTAAGTTATACACATTAAGCATTATGAAACTGGAAACGCTGTGCCTTTGCCTTTCTAGGCTTCCAAAACTAACTAGATCTTCGCATTTTTCTTGATTCATTTTGtgctcttttgtttttttaaacaCGAGACCGGCTTTCATGGCAGTTATGTTTTGAAGCTGGAGAAGGCTGAGGTGTACAGATTACCATATTTGTCAAGCAGCGGACCCGGATTTGGTCTGGTTTTCACTCTAATCATCATGCTTCCTCTTTTTATTGAAA encodes:
- the LOC140003835 gene encoding protein FAR1-RELATED SEQUENCE 8-like isoform X1; translated protein: MTDDHNFPPADEGLSPNPDIEITMEGSSEDGEQLHQDEGSEQEIDGEEVFGFESTDLGDDSNQVLAIEHVDIANTADQMLGINRDDLENDKQVLDFERNGHDHNSEQMLEIQCGNLDNGIDRDTVIDDQNLVSGAKDYLPPVVGMEFESYDDAYNYYNCYAKELGFAIRVKSSWTKRNSKEKRGAVLCCNCEGFKTMKEASSRRKETRTGCLAMIRLRLVESNRWRVDEVKIEHNHPFDPERVQNCKSHKKMDPGSKRKLEPSVDVEVRTIKLYRTPVIDTVGNRSSNERESGNQVDQSKHLKLHQGEAEYISNFFGRLQLTNPNFFYVMDLNDEGHLRNVLWIDSRSRAAYGYFGDVVAIDTTCLSKSYNIPLLLFVGVDHHLQSILLACGLLVDETMETYIWLLRAWLSCMSGRPPQTVLTDRCKALQSAISEVFPRTHHRLYLPLVMQSILDKLEVGASKVFQDVLNRTVYNSLKADEFEMAWEEMIQHFGLRDHKWLQTYYEERERWAPVYLKDTFFAGLVTFPPGDCMSPFFDGYVNSQTTLKEFFNIYELVLQKKHQKEALDDLESRKYTPVLRTRCNYEVQLSEVYTKEIFLKFQVELELMSDCFNVTQIHANGPIITYVIKERDAEGDMNNARNFEVMYDKVGLEVRCICSCFNFRGYLCRHALQILTYNGIEDIPSQYILSRWRKDFKRLYAPDIGSNVIDVTNPVQWFDHLYRRAMQVVEEGMTSQDHYTVAWQAFKESLNKVRLVADRHVQ
- the LOC140003835 gene encoding protein FAR1-RELATED SEQUENCE 8-like isoform X2, with the translated sequence MEGSSEDGEQLHQDEGSEQEIDGEEVFGFESTDLGDDSNQVLAIEHVDIANTADQMLGINRDDLENDKQVLDFERNGHDHNSEQMLEIQCGNLDNGIDRDTVIDDQNLVSGAKDYLPPVVGMEFESYDDAYNYYNCYAKELGFAIRVKSSWTKRNSKEKRGAVLCCNCEGFKTMKEASSRRKETRTGCLAMIRLRLVESNRWRVDEVKIEHNHPFDPERVQNCKSHKKMDPGSKRKLEPSVDVEVRTIKLYRTPVIDTVGNRSSNERESGNQVDQSKHLKLHQGEAEYISNFFGRLQLTNPNFFYVMDLNDEGHLRNVLWIDSRSRAAYGYFGDVVAIDTTCLSKSYNIPLLLFVGVDHHLQSILLACGLLVDETMETYIWLLRAWLSCMSGRPPQTVLTDRCKALQSAISEVFPRTHHRLYLPLVMQSILDKLEVGASKVFQDVLNRTVYNSLKADEFEMAWEEMIQHFGLRDHKWLQTYYEERERWAPVYLKDTFFAGLVTFPPGDCMSPFFDGYVNSQTTLKEFFNIYELVLQKKHQKEALDDLESRKYTPVLRTRCNYEVQLSEVYTKEIFLKFQVELELMSDCFNVTQIHANGPIITYVIKERDAEGDMNNARNFEVMYDKVGLEVRCICSCFNFRGYLCRHALQILTYNGIEDIPSQYILSRWRKDFKRLYAPDIGSNVIDVTNPVQWFDHLYRRAMQVVEEGMTSQDHYTVAWQAFKESLNKVRLVADRHVQ
- the LOC113742535 gene encoding uncharacterized protein isoform X2 produces the protein MLKIPSTLSTSYHQMAFFLGSPPPPTRLNFQASSSCSTSSSSSRFNSTAGRVHGFWTSRSKRKPRFPKIFAKASEKEDNDKPAFNPFGFVTDNPSSKSAIQLPESPAEDGNVGQMLSRIEDKGREYGSYIKSGGLRWFVRETGSAASRRGTIVFLHGAPTQSYSYRNVMSRMADSGFHCFAPDWIGFGFSDKPQPGYGFDYTETEFHDGFDKLLDVLGVTSPFFLVVQGFLVGSYGLTWALKNQNKISKLAILNTPLTVSSPIPGLFKQLSYVLKLEKAEVYRLPYLSSSGPGFALLEAAKKVNFNELLGEISCGFASGRWDKPILVAWGISDKYLPQSVAEEFQKGNPEVVKLELIEGAGHMPQEDWPEKVVDALRISF
- the LOC113742535 gene encoding uncharacterized protein isoform X1 translates to MLKIPSTLSTSYHQMAFFLGSPPPPTRLNFQASSSCSTSSSSSRFNSTAGRVHGFWTSRSKRKPRFPKIFAKASEKEDNDKPAFNPFGFVTDNPSSKSAIQLPESPAEDGNVGQMLSRIEDKGREYGSYIKSGGLRWFVRETGSAASRRGTIVFLHGAPTQSYSYRNVMSRMADSGFHCFAPDWIGFGFSDKPQPGYGFDYTETEFHDGFDKLLDVLGVTSPFFLVVQGFLVGSYGLTWALKNQNKISKLAILNTPLTVSSPIPGLFKQLRIPFLGEFTCQNAIMAERFIEAGSAYVLKLEKAEVYRLPYLSSSGPGFALLEAAKKVNFNELLGEISCGFASGRWDKPILVAWGISDKYLPQSVAEEFQKGNPEVVKLELIEGAGHMPQEDWPEKVVDALRISF